The following coding sequences lie in one Carassius auratus strain Wakin unplaced genomic scaffold, ASM336829v1 scaf_tig00216816, whole genome shotgun sequence genomic window:
- the LOC113099003 gene encoding cryptochrome-1-like — MSHRTIHLFRKGLRLHDNPTLLGALASSSALFPVYVLDRTFLEGVMGLGPPRWRFILQSLEDLDARLRALGSRLYILRGSTAAVLRDLVTRWGVTQISYDTEVEPYYTCMEQEIQALAQERGLQTYTRVSHTLYDVRRIVKANGGSPPLTYKKFLHVLSVLGEPEEPVQDVNAEDFLRCSPPAEPDLEQTYSVPSLADLGLELETEVLWPGGETHALQRLHKHFQSQGWVSNVSKARTVPNSLLPSTTGLSPYLSLGCLSVRTFYHRLSSVCAQAKNHSLPPVSLQGQVLWREFFYTVASATPNFTKMQGNPICLQIDWYHNPEALEKWRTAQTGFPWIDAIMTQLREEGWIHHLARHAVACFLTRGDLWISWEEGMKVFEELLLDADYSVNAGNWMWLSASAFFHKYTRIFCPVRFGRRTDPQGQYVRKYLQVLKNFPSQYIYEPWKAPEDVQLSAGCIIGKDYPHPMVCHTEASQRNLGLMRQVRTEQQNTAELTRDVADDPMEAELKRELQEEELLERVGQHSTSKPFSSDVDHKSRPCSWTPETLQLSGEVM; from the exons ATGAGTCACCGCACCATCCATCTCTTCCGTAAGGGCCTGCGGCTGCATGATAACCCCACCCTGCTGGGGGCGCTGGCGAGCTCCTCCGCACTCTTCCCTGTCTACGTCCTGGACCGCACCTTCCTGGAGGGGGTGATGGGCTTGGGCCCGCCACGCTGGCGCTTCATCCTGCAGAGTCTGGAGGATCTGGATGCTCGTCTGCGTGCGCTGGGGTCGCGGCTCTACATCCTGCGAGGCTCGACGGCGGCGGTGCTGCGTGACCTCGTGACCCGGTGGGGCGTCACACAGATCAGCTACGACACAGAGGTGGAGCCGTATTACACGTGCATGGAGCAGGAAATACAAGCGCTGGCACAGGAGCGCGGACTCCAGACGTACACGCGTGTGTCGCACACGCTCTACGATGTCAGGAG GATCGTGAAGGCCAACGGCGGCTCTCCTCCGCTCACGTATAAGAAGTTCCTGCATGTTTTGTCTGTTTTGGGTGAACCAGAGGAACCGGTGCAAGATGTCAATGCTGAGGACTTCCT GAGATGCTCACCCCCTGCGGAGCCGGACCTCGAGCAGACGTACAGTGTCCCGTCTCTGGCGGATCTGGGTCTGGAGCTTGAGACTGAGGTCTTGTGGCCCGGCGGAGAGACACACGCGCTCCAGAGACTCCACAAACACTTCCAGAGTCAG GGATGGGTGTCGAACGTCTCCAAAGCGCGGACGGTTCCCAACTCTCTGCTGCCCAGCACAACGGGTCTCAGTCCGTACCTGAGTCTGGGCTGTCTGTCGGTCCGCACCTTCTACCACCGACTCAGCAGCGTCTGCGCGCAG GCGAAGAACCACTCGCTGCCGCCTGTGTCTCTCCAGGGTCAGGTTCTGTGGCGTGAGTTTTTCTACACCGTCGCGTCAGCCACGCCGAACTTCACCAAGATGCAGGGGAACCCTATTTGTCTGCAGATCGACTGGTACCACAATCCAGAGGCTCTGGAGAAATGGAGAACC GCTCAGACGGGCTTCCCGTGGATCGACGCCATCATGACCCAGCTGCGTGAGGAGGGCTGGATCCATCATCTGGCGCGGCACGCCGTGGCCTGCTTCCTGACGCGAGGAGATCTCTGGATCAGCTGGGAGGAGGGCATGAAG GTGTTCGAGGAGCTCCTGTTAGACGCAGACTATAGCGTGAACGCTGGGAACTGGATGTGGTTATCCGCTAGCGCATTCTTCCACAAATACACCAGGATCTTCTGCCCCGTGCGCTTCGGTCGTCGAACTGACCCTCAAGGACAGTATGTGAG GAAATACCTACAGGTTCTGAAGAACTTCCCCTCGCAGTATATTTACGAGCCGTGGAAAGCTCCAGAAGACGTCCAGCTCAGCGCCGGCTGCATCATTG GTAAGGACTATCCTCATCCCATGGTGTGCCACACCGAGGCCAGTCAGAGGAACCTGGGTTTGATGCGTCAGGTGCGCACCGAGCAGCAGAACACGGCCGAACTCACACGAG ATGTGGCAGATGACCCGATGGAGGCGGAGCTTAAGCGTGAGCTGCAGGAGGAGGAGCTTCTAGAGAGGGTGGGGCAACACAGCACATCCAAACCTTTCAGCAGTGATGTGGATCATAAGTCCCGCCCCTGCAGCTGGACGCCTGAGACTCTACAGTTGAGCGGAGAGGTCATGTGA
- the LOC113098994 gene encoding DENN domain-containing protein 2D-like: MNRDKRRTEPPQTPADTDILMDMDQGALKKFSSMFSSLQEKLHRTKRSASDPGVYTDAAPPAGRSHSGQLFFEYLLVVSLRKKRNEEGYEPHITYQFPKREAMGRLQREEEEKCMKAAHLFCFPEGINWAPLTQYKSETFSFVLTEVDGSRRNGYCRRLLPAGHGARVPEAYCIISHVACFGLFSKIFDEVEKRRQISKAMIYPFMQSLREAPLPSPGNTVTITSFIPDAGTEIISLTRPAESWLEHVDFRTLFRCLSDEEVLMVFAATVMERQIIFISEELSTLSQVLHAVTALLYPFVWQHTFISIVPTVLIDVCAAPTPYLLGVQKSLLEQLTDHTHLMIVDLSPGAETKFINRIGDEESLLPAKLKEELLTQLSARKHDASTEELNRLVSEAFLSVFVRSVGHFSQHFRRSGNSRQFHKKSFLKAVDHKSHRDFVKLFIQTQMFDLFIQEEEAQLNPNVFFHRKVLEYHERKKKEKTKTGWVRGVVV; the protein is encoded by the exons ATGAACAGAGACAAGAGGAGGACAGAACCACCGCAGACTCCCGCTGACA ctgaTATCCTGATGGACATGGATCAAGGAGCCTTGAAGAAGTTCAGCTCCATGTTCTCTTCACTTCAGGAGAAACTGCACAGAACCA agcgcAGCGCGTCTGATCCCGGCGTGTACACGGAcgcagcgcctcctgctggacgCAGTCACTCGGGCCAGCTCTTCTTCGAGTATCTGCTGGTGGTCAgtctgaggaagaagaggaacgAGGAAGGGTACGAGCCCCACATCACCTACCAGTTCCCcaag cgcgAGGCGATGGGCCGTCTGCagcgagaggaagaggagaagtgCATGAAGGCTGCTCATCTCTTCTGCTTCCCAGAGGGAATCAACTGGGCTCCTCTGACCCAGTACAAgag CGAGACGTTCTCGTTCGTTCTGACTGAAGTGGATGGCAGCCGGAGGAACGGATACTGCAGGAGACTGCTG CCGGCCGGCCATGGCGCTCGTGTTCCAGAGGCGTACTGCATCATCAGCCATGTGGCATGTTTCGGACTCTTCTCAAAG atcTTCGACGAGGTGGAGAAGCGCAGGCAGATCTCTAAAGCCATGATCTATCCGTTCATGCAGAGCCTGCGGGAGGCACCGCTGCCCTCGCCCGGAAACACCGTCACCATCACCAGCTTCATCCCTGACGCCGGCACAGAG ATCATCAGTCTGACGCGGCCGGCCGAGTCCTGGCTCGAACACGTAGACTTCCGCACGCTCTTCCGCTGCCTGAGCGACGAGGAGGTGCTGATGGTGTTCGCCGCCACCGTCATGGAGCGACAGATCATCTTCATCTCTGAGGAGCTCAG cactcTGTCGCAGGTTCTGCACGCTGTGACTGCTCTGCTGTATCCGTTCGTGTGGCAGCACACGTTCATATCAATCGTTCCTACGGTTCTGATCGACGTGTGCGCCGCACCGACACCATACCTGCTGGGAGTCCAGAAGAGCCTGCTGGAGCAGCTGACCGACCACACACAc CTGATGATTGTTGATCTGTCACCTGGAGCAGAAACTAAATTCATTAACAGa ATTGGAGACGAGGAGTCGCTGCTGCCTGCTAAACTGAAGGAGGAGCTGCTGACGCAACTGTCTGCGCGCAAACACGACGCCT CGACGGAGGAGCTCAACCGGCTGGTGTCGGAGGCCTTCCTGTCCGTCTTCGTCCGGAGCGTGGGTCACTTCTCACAGCACTTCAGGAGGAGCGGGAACTCACGCCAGTTCCACAAGAAGAGCTTCCTGAAGGCCGTGGACCACAAGTCACACCGCGACTTCGTCAAGCTCTTCATCCAGACGCAGATGTTCGATCTGTTCATTCAGGAGGAGGAAGCGCAGCTCAACCCTAACG TGTTCTTCCACAGGAAGGTGTTGGAGTATCACGagaggaagaagaaggagaagacgAAGACTGGATGGGTGCGAGGTGTGGTGGTTTAG